A region of the Legionella sp. PATHC035 genome:
AATTGGGGAAGTTATCGGCGTTAGTGAATCACGTGTTTCACAGATTCTTAGCCAGGCAACACATCGGATTAAATCTCGTTTACCGGAATAAAAAAGAATGGATGTTTTAACTTTACTAGGGATGTTGACCAGTTTTCTAGCCATTATAATCGGCCAAGTGTTTGAAGGCGGGAATATGCAGGCATTACTCAATTTGTCTGCATTGTTTATCGTGCTCGGAGGAACAATTGGTGCGGTTATGGTACAAACACCACTGAGTACTTTTAGGAGAGCATTTACTATTTTACCTTGGGTCATCAAACCACCTAAACTTGAATTTGAATCCTGCCGTAACAAAATGTTTGAGTTGGCCCGAAAAGCGCGTCAACTGGGTTTGCTTTCTTTGGAAGAACATTTGGAAGTTGAAAAAAATCCACTCATTAGCAAAGGATTGGAGTTATTGGTTATTGGGGTAGATAAACTCACTATTCGACAAGTTCTGGAGGATGAGATTGAGCGAATTGAAAATCATGACCTCCATGCAGCACAAGTTTTTGAAAGTATGGGAGGGTACAGCCCAACTATAGGAATAATGGGAGCAGTATTAGGGCTGATCCAAGTCATGCGTCATTTAGCCGAACCGAGCGAATTGGGATTAGGTATTGCAGTTGCATTCGTAGCTACGATATACGGGGTTGGCATGGCTAATCTTATTTTTTTACCCGTGGCGAATAAATTAAAAAGTTATATTGCCCATAAGGTGCACTACGATGAGATGATAGTAGAAGGCTTAGTCGCGATCGCCTCTGGGGAAAGTCCTGGGATCTTGTTGTTAAAACTCAATAACTTTGGCCAGCACAAGAAAGATGAAATCAAGAAAAAAAAGAAATGAACCACATAACGACCATCATCGTTGGGTAGTCTCCTATGCAGATTTCATTACCTTGCTTTTTGCATTTTTTGTGGTGATGTATGCTATTTCTTCGGTGAACATATCAAAATACAAATCGCTATCGGAGGGGATGAAATCGGCGTTTAATAATAAAGATGCGGCCCGTGCCCTAAAGTCAACGGACAATAAAAAAGACGGACCACAAACCAAACAAGTCCATGGGCTTTATAATGATGGTCTAGATGAATTAAGCCAATCGCTATCAGAATTGGAAGATGGCAATTATAAAATTAACCGCCAGGAGGGCTGGATTGAGCTCGACATCAAATCAGGAGCTTTGTTTGAGTCAGGTGAGGCAGATTTAAAACCAGATGCTTTTGTTAAGTTAATGCGATTGGCAAGTAAAATTAAAAAATCATCCTCTATTATTGCTGTAGAAGGGTATACTGATAATGTCCCTATAGAAACCCCTCAGTTTCCATCAAACTGGGAACTTTCAGCCATGCGTGCGGCGGTTGTTGGCCGGACTTTAAATTCATTTGGCATTTCAACGGAACGTATTTTAGTAACAGGTTATGGTGAACAATTTCCAGTTGCAGACAACATCACAGATCAAGGCAGAGCGGCAAATCGCAGGGTGAGTATCGTTATCGCCTTAAATCGAAATGTTCCTCGTCTTTTGAATCCGGCATTAAGTGAGCCAACTCACCGCGTAGTCATCGGGAATTCTGGAAATAAGGATATAAAATGATTATTTTTCTTTTAAGCTTAAATGCAGTCATTCTTTCATTAGGAGTGAATTATCTATTGAATCAGCGAAAAAAATTAATCGCGTTTCAGGAACAGTTAGATACCCAACAAAAATCAATCGATGAAATTACCAAAGATCACCCCATGTTAATTCATGCTGATTTATTATTCTCCAAACAATTAAAGGAAATTAATACGCAATTAATCAGCATGGATAATCAAATTCAAGATTTGGAAAATAAACGAGATAATGATGGGGGTTATCGTCATGCGTTGCGCATCTTGGAAATGGGGGGGAATCGAGATGAAATTGTCGAAAGTTGCCATTTGTCTCCTGCTGAAGCTGATTTACTAATGAACTTACAAGCCTACCGCACAGCAATGAAGACTTCATAAAGTTGTTTTTTTCATTGCATTCACGGTAAAATCCCAAGCTTATTTTTAACTGGGTTAAGCTTATACAAAATTGTAGCTTGGATTATTCAGGTATCCCGGATTTGTATCGTGTAATCCGGCTATGAAACATGCGCTTACAATTAGAGTATTAACTCAATCACTATTTTTTAAAGAGACACTTATGTTAGAAGTAAACCAAATTAGTCTTAATCTGGTGGATCTTGAAAAGCGAGTAGAAGCGCTTAGGGGGTATCTTTGACTTTGACGCTAAAAGTGAGCGCTTGGAAGAGGTTGTTCGTGAACTGGAATCGTCTTCGGTTTGGGATAATCCAGAAGTTGCTCAGGCGTTAGGACGTGAAAGAACACAGCTGGAGGCTGTAGTTTCTACTTTAACTCAATTAAATCAATCCATTATTGATTTCCATGAATTATTTGAGATCGCACGCGAAGAAAATGATGAACAAACGATAAATGAAATTGGTGAGGAGTTATCCTCTGTTGAGCAAAAAGTTGCTGATCTTGAGTTTCGTCGTATGTTTTCAGGAAAAATGGATAATTCAAATGCTTATTTGGATATTCAATCCGGTTCAGGTGGAACCGAAGCCCAGGATTGGGCTGAAATGTTATTGCGCATGTATCTGCGTTGGGGGGAGCAACACGGATTTATTACTGAATTAATTGAATGCTCTCCTGGCGAGGTTGCTGGTATTAAAAGCGCTACAATCTATTTCAAGGGCGAGTATGCTTTTGGATGGTTGCGCACAGAAACAGGGGTGCACCGTTTAGTACGAAAATCTCCTTTCGATTCGGGAAACAGGCGACATACTTCTTTTGCTGCAGTATTTGTTTCACCTGAAATTGATGATGACATTGATATAGAAATTAATCCGGCTGATTTACGTATCGATACCTACAGAGCATCCGGAGCTGGGGGACAGCATGTTAACCGAACTGATTCGGCAGTGCGTATTACTCATGCTCCCAGTGGGATTGTAGTACAATGCCAGAATGATCGAAGTCAACATCGTAATAAAGATCAGGCAATGAAGCAGCTGCGTGCCAAGTTATATGAATTGGAAATGCAAAAGAAAAACGCGGAGCAGCAGGCATTAGAAGCCAGTAAATCAGACATAGGTTGGGGATCTCAAATCCGTTCTTACGTATTAGATCAATCTCGTATTAAAGATCTACGCACTGGTGTTGAAACGAGCAACACCCAGGCAGTATTGGATGGTGCATTGGATCAATTTATTGAAGCCAGTCTAAAGGCAGGAGTAGGGCAGCATGAGTGATGAGCAAATAGAACATATCGATGAAAGCGAAGTTTATTATATTCGCAAACAAAAATTGGCTGAGTTACGTACAAAAGGTTTTAATTTTCCAAACCAATTTCGTCGTGAAAATTTAGCTCAGGAAATTATAAAACATTACGATTCATTAGATAAGGAAACCTTGGCACAACAGCATGTGAAAGTAATTGTAGCCGGTCGTATTGTATTACGGCGCATTATGGGAAAGGCTAGTTTCTTCCATATTCAAGATTTTTCTGGACGTATTCAAGTATACATTCGCGCGAATGATCTCCCCGAACAGTATGAAGAATTTAAGCATTGGGATTTAGGCGATATCGTTGGTGTTCAAGGTGAGTTATTCAAAACCAATACAGGAGAGCTTACAGTCCATACGGAACGTGTAGAGTTATTAACGAAATCATTGCGCCCTTTGCCTGATAAGTTTCATGGCCTAGCCGATCAAGAAGTGAAATATCGCAAACGTTATGTTGATTTAATTGCTAATGATGAAAGTCGTCTTACTTTTTTAACGCGTTCACGATTAATTCAAGCGTTTAGACAATTTATGGATAAAAACTACTTTCTGGAAGTGGAAACACCCATGATGCATCCTATTCCAGGCGGTGCTATGGCGCGGCCTTTTGTTACGCATCATCATACATTGGATATGACCATGTATTTGCGTATTGCCCCAGAGCTTTATTTAAAACGTCTTGTTGTCGGCGGTTTTGAGCGAGTCTATGAAATTAATCGTAATTTCCGCAATGAGGGTATATCAACGCGTCATAATCCAGAGTTTACCATGGTTGAGTTTTATCAAGCCTACGCAGATTATAAGGATTTGATGAATTTTACTGAAGAATTATTACGCTATCTCTGTGATACGGTAATAGAAAAGCGTCAAGTTGAATATCAAGGCCAAATTATTGATTTTGATAAACCATTTACCCGCATGACTGTAAAAGAGGCAATTTTACATTACCATCCTGAAATTGATGCGCCTCAACTTGAGAGCATCGTCAGTTGTCGTGCGATTTTACAGAAAAAAGGTTTTTCTTATAAAGAAACTGACGGGCTAGGTAAGCTGCAAATTATATTGTTTGAGGAAACAGTCGAACATCAGTTATTTCAGCCTACTTTTATTACGGGTTATCCCACTGAAATCTCACCTTTGGCCCGCCGCAGCGATGATGATCCAGAAGTCACTGACCGTTTTGAATTCTTTATTGCAGGCCGAGAAATTGCTAATGGATTTTCTGAGTTGAATGATGCAGAAGATCAAGCAGAGCGTTTTCGTAAGCAAGTTGAAGAAAAGGATGCCGGTGATCTCGAAGCCATGCATTTTGATAGTGATTATATCGAAGCTCTGGAATATGGCTTACCCCCCACCGCAGGAGAGGGCATTGGAATTGATCGCTTGATTATGCTGTTTACCAACTCACAGTCAATCCGTGATGTGATTTTGTTCCCTCATTTGCGGCAATAAAATAAAATTCCTCTCCTGCTTGTGGACAAAGAGGTAGAGGAATCGTCATTAAGTGAAGAAGAATCCCTCTTCCAGGTGTGGGAGAGGGGTAGGGTTGAGGGTCCATTTGCTGTAATCAACACCCTCATGCGCCCTAACAAAGTCCCTTCTCCCCATGTAGAGAGAGGACAATACAACCTGAATATTCTAAAATGTACCCAAAGATCCTGTCGGTAACAATCAGGCTACATTTTTAGAGTTTGGTAGGACTCCCAAGTACAAAAATAATAATAATTATCAGGAGGCTTATGTTTGTTACTCAACTCCAGAAGGCGATTAGCTACATTAGAGAAACGCAAGAGATAGCCCTATTTATTACAATGGCTGATACAAGATTATCAGCGATGTTTCGTATATCACCTTTATTTTACATCTCATTGCCTTTTATAGGTTTTTTGTTGACTGTAAATGCGATAATTAACGGATATCAACTTGCAAAAACCAGCAACCGCAATTTTGATCAATGGTCCCTTTTTCTCACTTCTGCAGTGTGTGCGGTATTAGCAAGTATATCACTTTATGGTGCTGCGCTTTCCAAATTATTTAGTTTTAGCTTTGCAGCAGGTCCTTGGTTTTTTTTCAGTAGCTTAGCCTTATCATTAGGGCATCAGTTGGTCATGTTGGCACTCAATTCATATAGAGCTTATGAGTCTCCCAAAAACAGCACTCAACGAATGCATTACCTACAGGCCGCTTTCAATAACTTGTTTGTGATATCGTTCTTAGCTGTCGCTTTAGGGGCAGTTGTATTTGCGATGCTCTTTCCTATCGTTCCTGCTCTAGGTACAGTATTTTCCCTAGCGGCGGTGGTGTTTACTGGTGTTGATATCTTGTGGCGTATGATTCCTCATGAAATAAAAAAATCCATCAAAGGATGGTTTCATTTGAGTAAACCCGATGTCATCCAAGATGCGATTGCAAATCAGGAGGAAACTTTAATACCCCAGAATTCCAATGAAATGGAGCCGAGACATCATAGACTGTTTACCTGTTGTGATTACAGCGCATTGATTCGAGCAATGGCTTTGGAAAAGGCCAAACCTTATCTGTTAGAACTTATTCGTCAGAAATTAATCAGATTAACGCAAAATCCAGATTCACAGAATGAGACAATAAAAGATAAAATTTACTTATTAACAGCAATGTCAAAAGTAATACAAAATTCTGAAGAAATCTCTAAAAAGGATATGTTGACGAAATTTCCTTTAGCTTTTCAACACTTTTGGGTTGAAAAGGGAGAGGTAGAGCAATTATTTGATGCTGTAGTTGTTTATCGAGACAGAGAGCAAGCAAATCAGGAAATTCCTTCAGCACAAGTCGTATTTACTGGATAGCTTTTACCTCTTAATAAGTATTTATCAAGTCTTGATGACAGGGCAAGTTGATTGGTTTTTCTTTTCGGATATATTTTATTTATTGTATAATTATTTTTCTTTTTGATTTGAATGTCACTTAATTGCGTTGTGCGTGGGCTATATTAATACTATGTATTAGTAAAAAGTTTCCAAGATTAGAGAGTTATTATGCCATTTACATATCGAGCAATTACAGCAAATTGTGGTAATGATACTATTGGTATTGAAGCCAGTAGGGAGCTTGCCGATAAGATCGATCAGGATGGAGCAGATTTTTATCTTATCAACTGTCAAGAAACCCACTTTGAGAAAACTCAAAAACAGCTTGAAGCGGTACTTGGCGAGGGCTACCAAGTAGCGTGTTTGGGGCAAATGGCTACCCATACTAAAGCGGATACTCAATTTCATTCAAATACAGGAATAGCAAGCTTTATTATTTATAAAAAAGAATTGGTTTTAAGTGATATCAATTCAACCGAAGCAAGACGTACTCCTGCAAGTGGTTTTTTAGAGAGAATCAGTAGTGGTGCAGGATTCAATAAAGGAGGCTTGGTTACTAATTTTGCCATAAAGCGACCCGATGGGGAACGTATCGATATACAAGCGGTCAGTGGGCATTTAGATGCAAGCAGTATGTTGAAGCGCAATCAAGATTGGCATGTGCTCCATAAAAAAACGATAAAAGAGGTGCACAATTGGGATGAACTTCTAGCGGCATGTCCTAATTTAATGGTTTCAGGATATGATGCGAATACTCGCAACCGACTTGATGAGAATAATAAAGAAATTAACATGTGGGAATATCCCGAGAAATATCCTGAAATACACGCACTTGATCGTGTTTCTCTTGCGGCAGCTCGATATAGTGGTCAATCCACCTATGCTCATGCACCAGGCCCGGATCCTAAACGACCGGGGTATGCAGGAGGCGGTATGCTTGATTTTGTGACCATTTTTGATGGAAAAATATCCGAAGAAGGAATTGTAAGTGATGAGCAAGTTGAGCAGTACGAACCCGAGCTCAATTCGGAGCGAGATCATAATGTGATTGTTAGTCCACTCCGTACCAGCCTTAAGGCAAGCCCTTTTGAACGAGTTAAGAATCTAATGGCTTCTCGCTTAAAAGGTGTTGCGCCTCTCTTGGCTAAGGAAATTCAAAAAATGGAGGAGACTGATGAGGGCGCTAAAGATCGATTAGTAGAAATTTACCAACAATATTTAAGCCCAGAGGGTTTTTTAGATCAAGCGATTGCGTTGCATCAACGCAAATTGGTGTGTCTTGAGCAGTTAATGAATCGCTCATTGGATGAAGGTTTGAAAGATAAGGTTTCAAAAACTCTATTTGCAGAACTTGAATGGTGTGCTGTTGAGCCAAATCTACTCACAGCACAGCAATTAGCAGCACAACAAGAATTAATGAGAGCATTTCTTAATTCGCTAGATGAGTGTGAGCATGCGGTGGGAATCAAAGCGCGTTTGGATTGTTATCATGAGTTGAAAGAAAAGATCGACAAGAATGAGAGAATCAATGCGGCTGAAGCGTTTAAAGATGCAGCAGTTCAAACGTATCAAAACCTTTATATTAAATTTGCAACAAAATTATATAACCATACGGATTCACCAGAGCTTCAAGGTGCAATGGAGAAATTATTAAAACGTCTTGATGCAATTGCTGATCATAATGCTGAAGCTGCATTGAAAAGTCTGGATCCAAAGAAATTAGATCTGTTGACTCATATTATTGCACAGTGTGATGATAGCTTTAACCCGTCCCATAACGTGGAAAAAAACAACGAGGAATTAATGAGTCTTTCTCATGAGGCAATGGGCAGTTCTTCTCCATTATGGCGCGCTTTGGCTGAGGCTGTGAAATTTTTTGTATCTATAGTTTCTAAAGTATCTCGCGACGCAACCTTGGCTGAACAGGGAGAGCTCGTTAAGAGTAAAAAATTATCGGATTCGATAACAAAGTACAGGACTGCTTTGCATGATATGCGTCCCCAAGAGAACAGCGTAAGCGATGACGAAAATAGAATGACGTTGGATTGAGTTTTTAAATAAAATTACCGAGATATAGTTTATGGTTTGGGCAGATACCCTAAAAAAAATCAGCTGTAAAACAGCACTTAAAGCGGCTTCGCAATGGGTTGATCGACCTCATAACCTGCAACTGATTAACAATCAAATCAATTGTGTTTATCGTTTTGAATCTGCGGGAAAGAGATTCTATTTGCGCATGACTCATGAGCAGATTAGACCACAAAGGGAACTGCTCGCTGCCATCGATTTTCAACAACACTTGCTCCAACATGATGCACCAGTTTCTGACGTTCTCGTGTCAAACAACGGATGTTATATTGAAAGCGTTAGACAAGATGAACTCTTTTTTTGGGCTCAAGTATGCTCTGAAGTGCCAGGGACAATCATGCATTTTGGGTATGAGGATAAAAATACCTACTTTCTCTGGGGACAAGCTTTGGCGCGTTTACATCGTGCTGCGGGAACTTATCAGGCGAAAGGACATCATTTTAGAAGCTGGAAGGACTTGTGGAATGAAACAGCCGGTTACCTTGATGATGAAGAAAAGGCAATTCAGGATTTATTTCATAGCCTTGACCAACGCTTTGAACGCTTTACGCCGAATAAGGTCAATTTTGGTCTCACGCACGGAGATCATCGACCCGGGAATGTGCTATACGACGGCAAGCAAATCCATTTTATTGACTTTGATGAGCCTGTCTATCATTGGTTTATCGCCGATATTGCAAAACCATTTTTAGACTTATGCAGTAGACCTTTTGCTGAATGGGCAGAAAAATTTGCATGGATGATTGAGGGGTATCAGGGTATTTTGCCTGTAGACGCGCATTTATTGCAGTCGATTAATGATTTTAGCCAAATGAAGAGTTTGGATATTTATCTTTGGTGCAAATATAATTGGTTCGAAACTACAGCTCCAGGAGGAACGCCAAGAGCGCAATGGTTGAATGAATTACGTCATATGGCTTTTACTCCTCTATTCAATTTTAAATGATTTAAAAAAATACGTTTCTTACATCTACTGTTAATGAAGATTCTAAATTTTCAATAAATATTCCCTTAACTCACCGCATACTTCATTCTCTTCATTCAACCATCCCATGCTCTTCATTATTTCCTGACTGCGTTTTCCACTGCCTTGTTTGGAATGGCCTTGAGCATGATTAACCAAATCTTTTAAGGACATATCCTTCTTAACATAGCTGGTAGCAAAAAATGAATACAAACCACACCAGGCGTTTTTATCGGAGGTTAATTTTGCATCATATTTTTGCATAAAATTGCTTTTTAAACGTTCTAAGTTTGCATTTAGCTTTTCCAACTCTGCTTGTTCTTTTGCTAAAACTAGATGGATAGTTAAAAAGTCAATATTACTGGAATTTCCATATTTTTTAGCTTCAGCCATAATTTGCTCAATATGTTCTTGGGGCAAATCATTAGGATTAGGGTAGATCTTGAACGCACGCTGGAGTAAATCAGGCTCTTCAAGTGAGAGAGCTGACTTCATCAGTTGAACAAAACCAGCGGGATTTACATTTTTATTTTCAATATGGGTTAACTCATTTAAGAATTCGGTAAATAAAATAATGCCTTTCTTTCTTGCTTGAGTTAGGGCGATTTTAAGAGTTTCGTCATTGTTTAATACCGGCATTAAATCTTCTTCGATTCCTCTTACAAAATCAAACCCATCTCCTATACCTCCCTGTTTTTTAGAGGACATTTCATACATGGTACAAGCAATGTGATTTGCTAAAAAGCTTAATCCTCTGAGAGGACCATAAAAAAAGTTGGATTTGTCCCTGGTTCCTGATTTCAATTCTTCGAGAGTTGGTACATAGGGTAAACTGGTTCCTGAAAAATCTGAGACAACATCCCAAAACATAAAGCCTATTACTGGGGGCTCTGAAGAGTGCTCTGGAGGTAATTTAAAATAAAAATGCTCGCTATCATCTAAGGAGTGCAGAATGCTAATGGGCAAGGAAAAGGTGAATGCGGTTGCATATTCATTGAGGATATTTTCTACCATTTTTAGTGCAAAACGCTTATCCTTCAAGCGTTCTTTTAAGATAAGAATATCTGGAGGTGTACCAATAACCCTTTGATCCCCTTTGGCGTTATAAATGGCAATAGATTCTTCTTGGCAAAGACTTGTAAAATCTTTTGTGACAAGAACATTAATGGTGTAGCTTGGCTGGCCGGGTTCTTGTATTTCGATAGGAGCAATTTCAAATCGTTGTGTTTTTAATCCCAAGTCTGTGATTTGATCAAGCAGGAGTTTTTCCGCTTGAATTTTCTCATCCCAATTAATCCAACCCTTGTTTGGAATAAAAAAGCATAGGTTTGTGCCTTTAATCTTATAGACATGTTTTTCGGAACCCCCTCCAATTCGTTCACAATCCGTTTTTTTAAAAGTTTTACCTTTTAAGGTTAGGGTGATGTTATGATTTTGGGTATAAAAACGCTTTAACCACTCTATCATTTGATATAAATAAAAGTTAAATTGCTTTATATTTTTTCATATTAGCAAAATAATATCAATGCTATTTACAATTTGATCGCCCTTGTTTATTTTTCATCATGCTTAGAATACAAACAAATGATATAGAGGAGCGATAGCATGGTTTGCTCAGAAAAAATAGTTGATTTCTTAATTTAAATGAAAGCTATCAGTATTAAGAAAGGCCAAGCTGGGATTGTTATCTGGTTTAATACGAAAAATAGTTTGAGTATTTACTCCGAGCAATCCTTGGGATTTTGCTTGCTTTAGCTTCTCTACTTCCTCATTAATTCTGAGATCATCTTGAGACAATCTTCGTGCTTTAAGAAGCGATTGCTCCGCTTTCTCCCAATTTTTTTCCAGTCGATAACAGCACCCTATATTTAACCAAGCATCAGCTTGAACCTTTCTGTCACTCGTTTGCTCAAGAACCGTGGCAAACTGATTTCTTGCTTTCGCATACATCCCTTGTTTGAAGAAACACATACCTGCTTGATTGAGTGCAGGAATATGACTTTGATCCAATTGAAGAGTTAAGAAATAGAGTTCTTGTGCTTTTATATATTGTTTACTTTGAAACAGATGATGACCAAATTGAACATAACATTCAGTTAGATTTTCTGTAATCACTTTTTGGAGTGCGCATTCCTCTGTAGGGCAATGAGCTAGGGCGTCACCATAGTAGTAAATGGCACACATAAAGTGCACGCTGATTTCCTCTTGCGTATCCTTTCCAACTGATGATTGATTTAATAGATGAATATACAGTTCATGCCAACTTGCGGCAGTATGTAAAAACGTAGGATTATCGCTACATCGCTCCAAGACTGAAATAAGTGCAGTTTGTGCGTCCCTAAGTAAAATAAAACAATTTTTAAAATTGGATTTGAGATAATCTTGAGCAAGCTTCATGTAGCTCAATCCCAAATTATGTCGTGCTGACACACAATTAAAGTCATTCTCAATCGCAGCAAAGTAGTATGTAATTGCTACCTCATTCTGGTTGTTCGCTGCATAACATTGTCCTAGAAGATCAAATGCATCAGACCAGTTTTCCCGATTTTGTACTTTCATAGTTAATTCAAAAAATCGGTTCAAATAGGAAATCGCCTCGTTTTTTTCAGCAGACAAAAAACATGTTTTACCTAAAAGAAAATACGCTTCTGGACTTTCATGATTTAGATTAATTTCTTGGAGAAATAGTTTTTTTGCTTGTATATAATCGCCTCTTTTAAAAGCTTCTACACCTTGTAAATGGAACGAATCAAACATTTTGCCGTCCTTAGAGTAGTTAAATGCTTTTATGATCGATATGCCCAATATCAGATTAACCCCAAATTTAGAATATAATAAGCAGATGCTTTTTAATAGCCATTGAACCTATGAGGATAACTTATGGTAATGATACTTGGTATTAGTGGGGTATCCGGTGCAGGTAAATCAACACTCGCTGCAACTCTGGCAAAGGATTTAGGTGCTGTTCTCATCAGTTGGGATGAGTTTGATGCAATTTCAATCGTTCCAGAGGATTATGTTGAATGGCATCAACGCGGACAAGATTATCAAGAATGGAATTACCGTGAACTTGCTCATGTTCTTAAGGTATTGAGGTCAGGAAACGCTATTGAGCACCCTATAACTCATGAGGTATTGAAACCGACTGAGTTTATTATTTTTGATGCACCTTTAGGTCGTTTGCATCAGCAGACTGGACAATATATTGATTTATGCGTGCATATTGAAGTTCCTTTAGATGTTTCATTATGTAGAAGAGTGTTGCGTGATTATAGAGAAGAAAATAAGGACAAAGAGAAGGTTTTGGAGGAGTTGGCGTTTTATTTGAATGAAGCACGAATTTTATTTTTTGATGAGGAACTGAAAAAATGTGCGGATGTTATTCTTGACGGCATGGCTAAAATCGAGTCTCAAGTAGCATTCGTTAAGAGTTTTTTAAGTCATGGGAAAATGTAGTCATGCAAACAAATCCTGTTATTGAACTGATGTATTGGTTTGAAAGGGAACGAGAATCAGGAGCTTGTGTTCTATACCTATCGACAGGATCAATAGTCAGATGTTCGAGAATATGATTATTATATAATCAATGGCATTTTTGCTGCTTAACATCCTAAAAATTGTTTACCCAGATCGAATGAAAAGAAGTTAGATGAACCCAAGGGACTGATTCACCTAACTTTATAACCATTTATTTTCTTATAGGAGATGGCAACGAATTCTGCTCAGCTAGCCTATCATAAGCTTTTATCAAACAATCGGTAGCGCATTGTGTAACTCGTTCATAGTCGTCAACAGTGAGTACCGTTTCAAAATGTTTGAATAGTTTTTCAATAACATCTGGCAGTTCTAGTCCTAAAAAGGACACACTCGATTGGTTTTCACTAGCAAATTGCATTCTTAAATGAAGAATAAATTTTTCAGGGGATGGCTTATGGACAAATGAACGAACAAATGGCCTTAAAAGAATGGAATATTCTTTTGATAAACCTCTTAGCTTTTCAGTCGCTTCGAGAGCTGTTTCTGCATCCTTGCCACTTGCTAATAAAAATAGCTGGACTGCCATTTGAATGGCGGGATTAAATTGTTTCCCTTTGTACACTGGACTTTCTTGCTGCAAATTCATGGCGGCAAACAGCAAAGAATGAGCAATTTTTGCTAGAGACTTTTCAGCTCTTTTGCCGTCTGAATATTCAGTTCTTGAATAGAAATAGGCGTCAGCCCATTTTTTGAATTCAGTTAAAAACATCTGACTGCCTTCCGTATTTTGGGCCAAAATAGGTTGTGGCAAAAGAATTTCCTGTGCAAGATTAGGTTGTTGCATCGTTGACACCTGAACATGTACCTCTTCCACCATCATGGACGCTATATCAGTTGCAGCGGTACTTAAAAGTTCCAAGCCACTCAAATCAAAAGAAGTATTTTCAGTCTCAAAATGTCTTGATTCCGAACTGGATGCACTGCTTTGATCCTTGGTATGATCCTTTTTCTTCTTTGGATTGGATAAATCTTCTGTATCTGCATAACTATCATCG
Encoded here:
- a CDS encoding AAA family ATPase, yielding MVMILGISGVSGAGKSTLAATLAKDLGAVLISWDEFDAISIVPEDYVEWHQRGQDYQEWNYRELAHVLKVLRSGNAIEHPITHEVLKPTEFIIFDAPLGRLHQQTGQYIDLCVHIEVPLDVSLCRRVLRDYREENKDKEKVLEELAFYLNEARILFFDEELKKCADVILDGMAKIESQVAFVKSFLSHGKM
- a CDS encoding tetratricopeptide repeat protein, translating into MFDSFHLQGVEAFKRGDYIQAKKLFLQEINLNHESPEAYFLLGKTCFLSAEKNEAISYLNRFFELTMKVQNRENWSDAFDLLGQCYAANNQNEVAITYYFAAIENDFNCVSARHNLGLSYMKLAQDYLKSNFKNCFILLRDAQTALISVLERCSDNPTFLHTAASWHELYIHLLNQSSVGKDTQEEISVHFMCAIYYYGDALAHCPTEECALQKVITENLTECYVQFGHHLFQSKQYIKAQELYFLTLQLDQSHIPALNQAGMCFFKQGMYAKARNQFATVLEQTSDRKVQADAWLNIGCCYRLEKNWEKAEQSLLKARRLSQDDLRINEEVEKLKQAKSQGLLGVNTQTIFRIKPDNNPSLAFLNTDSFHLN